Proteins encoded by one window of Xanthomonas sp. DAR 80977:
- a CDS encoding PadR family transcriptional regulator yields the protein MVEPDAQLKKFQKELSAGTVSLALLAVLAEAGEPLYGYLIAKRLEKVGEGVLSGKQSALYPVLRNLEAAGLLSSHVEPSVAGPPRRYYRITDPGRATLQQWAAAWRATRDSVDSVLKGISE from the coding sequence ATGGTCGAGCCGGATGCGCAGCTGAAGAAGTTCCAGAAGGAGCTGAGCGCGGGCACCGTGTCGCTCGCGCTGCTGGCGGTGCTGGCCGAGGCCGGCGAGCCCCTGTACGGCTACCTGATCGCCAAGCGCCTGGAAAAAGTCGGCGAGGGCGTGCTCAGCGGCAAGCAGAGCGCGCTGTATCCGGTGCTGCGCAACCTGGAGGCGGCCGGGCTGCTGTCCAGCCACGTCGAGCCGTCGGTGGCCGGGCCGCCACGGCGCTACTACCGCATCACCGACCCCGGCCGCGCCACCTTGCAGCAATGGGCCGCGGCCTGGCGCGCCACCCGCGATTCCGTCGATTCCGTCCTGAAGGGGATTTCAGAATGA
- the dnaE gene encoding DNA polymerase III subunit alpha encodes MSTSRFAHLHVHTEFSLADSTIRVPEKPDQADPKKAKQANLLSRAVELELPALAVTDLNNLFALVKFYKAAEGVGIKPIAGADLLIADSAGETPWRLTVLCRNRDGYLSLSRLLTRAWLEGHRNEGGVAIRPEWLQSGSDNLFALAGRDSLAGRLASEGRHDLAEQQLADWQRIFGDGLHLELTRTGRDGEEAFNQFALHAAGTRGLPVVASNDVRFLYASDFAAHEARVCISSGRVLDDPKRPRDYSDQQYLKSSEEMAALFADIPDAIDNTLALAQRCNIEMQLGTYFLPAYPVPDNETLDSWIRSQSRDGLAARLEKNPLAPGKTRQDYVDRLEFELDTIIKMGFPGYFLIVADFIQWGKNQGIPIGPGRGSGAGSLVAWALQITDLDPLPYNLLFERFLNPERVSMPDFDIDFCMDRRDEVIDYVARKYGRDRVSQIITYGTMAAKAVVRDCGRVLGFPYGLVDGVAKLIPNILGITLKDAMGEGKDSEMASPELIQRYQSEDDVRDLMDLARQLEDLTRNAGKHAGGVVIAPTPLSDFCPLFAEHDVDNLGKNPVTQFDKDDVEQVGLVKFDFLGLRTLTIIDWAVKAINVRHARAGIPPVDITAIPLDDAPTYKGIFASGNTGAVFQFESSGMRRLLKDAKPDRFEDLIALVSLYRPGPMDLIPDFNARKHGQQEIIYPDPRTEAILKDTYGIMVYQEQVMQMAQIVGAYSLGGADLLRRAMGKKVPAEMAKHREIFREGAAKGGVGEAKADEIFDLMEKFAGYGFNKSHAAAYALVSYQTAWLKRHYPAEFMAATLSSDMDNTDKVVGFLDEVRNLGLTVLPPRLNASAYMFAAATPDTIQYGLGAIKGVGRGACEAIVAERERGGEYTSLLDFCTRVESAKLNKRTLEALINAGAMDGLGSNRATLMLQLPEVMKATEQMARERASGQNSLFGGADTSAPALHLELSESKEWPLGQLLTGERETLGFYLSGHPFDPYREEVRELVGCDLSALEKICAQSGGGRGGGGDGEKRAWRPETSAILAGQVVGVRRKGDSQVFVQLEDGRGRVECSAFTDAIAEFGHLLTRDRILIVKGGVREDEFNGGYAMRIRQCWDYEQICTHHAQRLSLRLDLRQRSTWPRIDALLARHRPGKTPLRLDLLLQSEQGAVAGMLDLNGSHAVRVDPQLLDTLRADPGVRAVKVKYSPPWA; translated from the coding sequence ATGTCCACTTCCCGCTTCGCCCATCTGCACGTCCACACCGAGTTCTCGCTGGCGGATTCGACCATCCGCGTGCCCGAGAAACCGGATCAGGCCGACCCGAAGAAAGCCAAACAGGCCAACCTGCTCAGCCGCGCGGTCGAACTGGAGTTGCCCGCGCTCGCGGTCACCGACCTGAACAACCTGTTCGCGCTGGTCAAGTTCTACAAGGCCGCCGAAGGCGTGGGCATCAAGCCGATCGCCGGCGCCGACCTGCTGATCGCCGACAGCGCCGGGGAGACGCCGTGGCGGCTCACCGTGCTGTGCCGCAACCGCGACGGCTACCTGAGCCTGTCGCGGCTGCTGACCCGCGCCTGGCTGGAGGGCCACCGCAACGAAGGCGGCGTGGCGATCCGCCCGGAGTGGCTGCAGAGCGGCAGCGACAACCTGTTCGCGCTGGCCGGGCGCGACAGCCTGGCCGGGCGCCTGGCCAGCGAAGGCCGCCACGACCTGGCCGAGCAGCAGCTGGCCGACTGGCAGCGCATCTTCGGCGACGGCCTGCACCTGGAACTGACCCGCACCGGCCGCGACGGCGAGGAGGCGTTCAACCAGTTCGCGCTGCACGCCGCCGGCACGCGCGGGCTGCCGGTGGTGGCCAGCAACGACGTGCGCTTCCTGTACGCCAGCGACTTCGCCGCGCACGAGGCGCGGGTGTGCATTTCCTCCGGCCGCGTGCTCGACGATCCCAAGCGCCCGCGCGACTACAGCGACCAGCAGTACCTGAAGTCGTCGGAGGAAATGGCCGCGCTGTTCGCCGACATTCCCGACGCCATCGACAACACGCTGGCGCTGGCGCAGCGCTGCAACATCGAGATGCAGCTGGGCACCTACTTCCTGCCCGCCTACCCGGTGCCGGACAACGAGACGCTGGACAGCTGGATCCGCAGCCAGTCGCGCGACGGCCTGGCCGCGCGCCTGGAGAAGAACCCGCTGGCGCCGGGCAAGACCCGCCAGGACTACGTCGACCGGCTCGAGTTCGAGCTGGACACCATCATCAAGATGGGCTTCCCCGGCTACTTCCTGATCGTGGCCGACTTCATCCAGTGGGGCAAGAACCAGGGCATCCCGATCGGCCCGGGCCGCGGCTCCGGCGCCGGCTCGCTGGTGGCGTGGGCGCTGCAGATCACCGACCTGGACCCGCTGCCGTACAACCTGCTGTTCGAGCGCTTCCTCAATCCCGAACGCGTGTCGATGCCCGACTTCGACATCGACTTCTGCATGGACCGCCGCGACGAGGTGATCGACTACGTGGCGCGCAAGTACGGGCGCGACCGGGTCAGCCAGATCATCACCTACGGCACCATGGCGGCCAAGGCGGTGGTGCGCGACTGCGGGCGCGTGCTCGGCTTCCCGTACGGCCTGGTCGACGGCGTGGCCAAGCTGATCCCCAACATCCTCGGCATCACGCTGAAGGACGCGATGGGCGAAGGCAAGGACAGCGAGATGGCCTCGCCGGAGCTGATCCAGCGCTACCAGAGCGAGGACGACGTCCGCGACCTGATGGACCTGGCGCGGCAGCTGGAGGACCTGACCCGCAACGCCGGCAAGCATGCCGGCGGCGTGGTGATCGCGCCGACGCCGCTGTCCGACTTCTGCCCGTTGTTCGCCGAACACGACGTCGACAACCTGGGCAAGAACCCGGTCACCCAGTTCGACAAGGACGACGTCGAGCAGGTCGGCCTGGTCAAGTTCGACTTCCTCGGCCTGCGCACGCTGACCATCATCGACTGGGCGGTAAAGGCGATCAACGTGCGCCATGCGCGCGCCGGCATCCCGCCGGTGGACATCACCGCGATCCCGCTCGACGACGCGCCGACCTACAAGGGCATCTTCGCCTCGGGCAACACCGGCGCGGTGTTCCAGTTCGAATCCTCGGGCATGCGCCGGCTGCTCAAGGACGCCAAGCCCGACCGCTTCGAGGACCTGATCGCGCTGGTGTCGCTGTACCGCCCCGGCCCGATGGACCTGATCCCGGACTTCAACGCGCGCAAGCACGGCCAGCAGGAGATCATCTACCCCGATCCGCGCACCGAAGCGATCCTGAAGGACACCTACGGCATCATGGTGTACCAGGAGCAGGTGATGCAGATGGCGCAGATCGTCGGCGCCTACTCGCTGGGCGGCGCCGACCTGCTGCGCCGCGCGATGGGCAAGAAGGTGCCGGCGGAGATGGCCAAGCACCGCGAGATCTTCCGCGAGGGCGCGGCCAAGGGCGGCGTCGGCGAGGCCAAGGCCGACGAAATCTTCGACCTGATGGAGAAGTTCGCCGGCTACGGCTTCAACAAGTCGCACGCCGCCGCCTACGCGCTGGTCAGCTACCAGACCGCGTGGCTGAAGCGGCACTACCCGGCCGAGTTCATGGCCGCGACGCTGTCCTCGGACATGGACAACACCGACAAGGTGGTCGGTTTCCTCGACGAGGTGCGCAACCTCGGCCTGACCGTGCTGCCGCCGCGGCTCAACGCCTCGGCCTACATGTTCGCCGCGGCCACCCCGGACACCATCCAGTACGGCCTGGGCGCGATCAAGGGCGTGGGCCGCGGCGCCTGCGAGGCGATCGTGGCCGAGCGCGAGCGCGGCGGCGAATACACGTCGCTGCTGGATTTCTGCACGCGCGTGGAATCGGCCAAGCTCAACAAGCGCACCCTGGAAGCGCTGATCAACGCCGGCGCGATGGACGGGCTGGGCAGCAACCGCGCCACGCTGATGCTGCAGCTGCCGGAGGTGATGAAGGCCACCGAGCAGATGGCGCGCGAGCGCGCCTCCGGGCAGAACTCGCTGTTCGGCGGCGCAGACACCAGCGCGCCGGCACTGCACCTGGAACTGTCGGAAAGCAAGGAATGGCCGCTGGGCCAGCTGCTCACCGGCGAGCGCGAGACGCTGGGCTTCTACCTCAGCGGCCATCCGTTCGACCCGTACCGCGAGGAAGTGCGGGAGCTGGTCGGCTGCGACCTGAGCGCGCTGGAGAAGATCTGCGCGCAATCCGGCGGCGGGCGCGGCGGCGGCGGCGACGGCGAGAAACGCGCCTGGCGCCCGGAAACCAGCGCGATCCTCGCCGGCCAGGTGGTCGGCGTGCGCCGCAAGGGCGACAGCCAGGTGTTCGTGCAGCTCGAGGACGGCCGCGGCCGGGTCGAGTGCAGCGCGTTCACCGACGCCATCGCCGAGTTCGGCCACCTGCTCACCCGCGACCGCATCCTGATCGTCAAGGGCGGCGTGCGCGAGGACGAATTCAACGGCGGCTATGCGATGCGCATCCGCCAGTGCTGGGACTACGAACAGATCTGCACCCACCACGCGCAGCGCCTGTCGCTGCGCCTGGACCTGCGCCAGCGCAGCACCTGGCCGCGCATCGACGCACTGCTGGCGCGCCACCGCCCCGGCAAGACCCCCCTGCGCCTGGACCTGCTGCTGCAGTCCGAACAAGGCGCGGTGGCCGGCATGCTCGACCTCAACGGCAGCCACGCGGTACGCGTGGACCCGCAGCTGCTGGACACCCTGCGCGCCGATCCGGGCGTGCGCGCGGTGAAGGTGAAGTACAGCCCGCCGTGGGCTTGA
- a CDS encoding XVIPCD domain-containing protein yields the protein MSSTTPDAAAKANDPTFASAASSGSAGPLKWNPADGSASVEHTQSHSLGRSGPFEHQLISTRSVGASRRNADGKTEFGLEMEFRQGHQLDAAIGGRNAASLGSTTQLGERARYNVTLPGDASAEAARAVDPFDPLSIPVGGSVRLDGQAFVRTSLETSFRSFAGSSEQTDAAGMSYTAQRLDPDHVRVATGPTAAIERLDMIGLKTPVAQAMLGRQDALGQAGMHTVTFDLRDPQAQAAYRDFLGNGQLPAQAAPGVSDVQRIDTLSTSSQTRAKLGLGPLSLDLAGQRNSGETVRATQADGSSTVTSKLQYADNVPLTLTRQFDATGSEHVEARRYQLGFGKVDANQAQLLNAALSGKATADGPIVAGQDVTLNFSEAQMGALRQQYAQAARARPSERDQADAYAAASNQDFAIGLARNLGNSPYGLSERLFTVAADAGGELSGALTRIDAGIDGATPGPVAATPATPAGAPSDPRDPAHPDHALQCAIDARLKPADPQLATQLLLSAKREGLTQVDHVLRNDAGRVFAVQGDPMSADKRTAYVDAQVASAIPLQDSVRQLDALRTTPQPAAAAAQDEQQDLQQRAPSR from the coding sequence ATGAGCTCGACGACGCCCGACGCCGCCGCCAAGGCCAACGACCCCACCTTCGCCAGTGCTGCCAGCAGCGGCAGCGCCGGTCCGTTGAAATGGAACCCGGCCGACGGCAGCGCCAGCGTGGAGCACACGCAGTCCCACTCGCTGGGACGCAGCGGGCCGTTCGAGCACCAGCTCATCTCCACCCGGAGCGTGGGCGCCAGCCGGCGCAACGCCGACGGCAAAACCGAGTTCGGCCTGGAGATGGAATTCCGCCAGGGCCACCAGCTCGATGCCGCCATCGGCGGCCGCAATGCCGCGAGCCTCGGCAGCACGACCCAGCTCGGCGAGCGCGCGCGCTACAACGTCACCCTGCCCGGCGACGCGTCGGCCGAGGCCGCGCGCGCCGTCGATCCGTTCGATCCACTCAGCATCCCGGTCGGCGGCAGCGTCAGGCTCGACGGCCAGGCCTTCGTCCGCACCTCGCTGGAGACCTCGTTCCGCAGCTTCGCCGGCAGCAGCGAACAGACCGACGCGGCGGGCATGAGCTACACGGCGCAGCGCCTGGACCCCGACCACGTGCGGGTGGCGACAGGACCGACCGCGGCGATCGAACGCCTGGACATGATCGGGCTGAAGACGCCCGTGGCGCAGGCCATGCTCGGCCGCCAGGACGCGCTTGGCCAGGCCGGCATGCACACCGTGACCTTCGACCTGCGCGACCCGCAGGCGCAGGCCGCCTACCGCGACTTCCTCGGCAACGGCCAGTTGCCGGCGCAGGCGGCACCCGGGGTCAGCGACGTGCAGCGGATCGACACCCTCAGCACCAGCTCGCAGACCCGCGCCAAACTCGGCCTGGGGCCGCTGAGCCTGGACCTGGCCGGGCAGCGCAACAGCGGCGAGACCGTACGTGCCACGCAGGCCGACGGCAGCAGCACCGTCACCAGCAAGCTGCAGTACGCCGACAACGTGCCGCTCACCCTGACCCGCCAGTTCGATGCCACCGGCAGCGAACACGTCGAGGCGCGCCGCTACCAGCTCGGCTTCGGCAAGGTCGACGCCAATCAGGCGCAACTGCTCAACGCCGCGCTGTCCGGCAAGGCCACCGCGGACGGCCCCATCGTCGCCGGCCAGGACGTGACCCTGAACTTCTCCGAGGCGCAGATGGGCGCACTGCGCCAGCAGTACGCGCAGGCGGCGCGGGCGCGCCCGTCCGAGCGCGACCAGGCCGACGCCTATGCCGCTGCCAGCAACCAGGACTTCGCGATCGGGCTTGCGCGCAATCTCGGCAATTCGCCGTACGGCCTGAGCGAACGCCTGTTCACCGTCGCCGCCGACGCCGGTGGCGAACTGAGCGGCGCACTGACCCGCATCGACGCCGGCATCGACGGGGCAACCCCCGGCCCGGTCGCCGCCACGCCGGCCACGCCTGCGGGCGCCCCGTCCGATCCGCGCGACCCGGCCCATCCCGACCATGCGCTGCAGTGCGCGATCGACGCCAGGCTCAAGCCGGCCGATCCGCAACTGGCGACCCAGTTGCTGCTGTCCGCCAAGCGCGAAGGCCTGACCCAGGTCGACCATGTGCTGCGCAACGACGCCGGCCGCGTGTTCGCCGTGCAGGGCGACCCGATGTCCGCCGACAAGCGCACCGCCTACGTGGACGCGCAGGTCGCCTCGGCCATCCCCCTGCAGGACAGCGTGCGCCAGCTCGATGCCTTGCGCACGACTCCGCAGCCCGCCGCGGCCGCGGCGCAGGACGAACAGCAGGACCTGCAGCAGCGCGCGCCGTCGCGCTGA
- a CDS encoding methyltransferase domain-containing protein, giving the protein MDKQYDADYFQRWYRRDGIGDAARLARKVALAVAQAEYYLERPVRSVLDIGCGEGAWRAPLLKLRPKLSYLGFDSSDYAVARYGRHRNLRPACFGDFAWLRPCAPVDLLVCSDVLHYVPSRELRQGLPGLAELCGGVAFLETFAAEDEFDGDHAGFQPRAARWYRRQFGALGLRPVGSHCWLSPALAGDAAALETIGLVPH; this is encoded by the coding sequence ATGGACAAACAGTACGACGCCGACTATTTCCAACGCTGGTACCGCCGCGACGGCATCGGCGATGCCGCGCGCCTGGCGCGCAAGGTCGCGCTCGCCGTCGCCCAGGCCGAGTACTACCTGGAACGGCCGGTGCGCAGCGTGCTCGACATCGGCTGCGGCGAAGGCGCCTGGCGCGCGCCGCTGCTGAAGCTGCGGCCGAAACTCAGCTACCTGGGCTTCGACAGCAGCGACTACGCGGTGGCGCGCTACGGCCGCCATCGCAACCTGCGCCCGGCGTGCTTCGGCGATTTCGCCTGGCTGCGGCCGTGCGCGCCGGTGGACCTGCTGGTCTGTTCGGACGTGCTGCACTACGTGCCCAGCCGCGAACTGCGCCAGGGCCTGCCGGGCCTGGCCGAGCTGTGCGGCGGGGTCGCGTTCCTGGAGACCTTCGCCGCCGAGGACGAATTCGACGGCGACCACGCCGGCTTCCAGCCGCGTGCGGCGCGCTGGTACCGGCGCCAGTTTGGTGCGCTGGGGCTGCGCCCGGTCGGCAGTCATTGCTGGCTGTCGCCAGCGCTGGCGGGGGATGCGGCGGCGCTGGAAACGATTGGTCTGGTGCCCCATTAA
- a CDS encoding sensor domain-containing protein has product MSSEQLSARPLPATIPDYLAQLRAALAGADPALVQDALYDAEEYLRAELAEQAGKSEAEVIAEVAGSYGAPEEVAAIYRDTEVTVNRALKPPAPPKRKSLLGRFFGVAADPRAYGALFYMLLALVTGIFYFTWVVTGVSVSLGMLVLIIGVPLLVLFFGSVRLLSLLEGRIVEVLLGERMPRRPLYSPREQPWLRRIGQMFTDARTWTTMLYFVLMLPLGVCYFTVFVTLLATGLGLTAAPLGLLFPDDIHVGLAFGDVSFADPGLWLLPLVSALGIVLLFATLHLARGIGKLHGMLAKHLLVHSAAQ; this is encoded by the coding sequence ATGAGCAGCGAACAACTCTCGGCGCGGCCGTTGCCGGCCACCATTCCCGACTACCTGGCGCAGCTGCGCGCGGCGCTGGCCGGCGCCGATCCGGCGCTGGTCCAGGATGCGCTGTACGACGCGGAGGAGTACCTGCGCGCCGAGCTGGCCGAGCAGGCCGGCAAGAGCGAGGCCGAGGTCATCGCCGAAGTCGCCGGCAGCTACGGCGCGCCGGAAGAGGTGGCGGCGATCTACCGCGACACCGAGGTCACGGTGAACCGCGCGTTGAAGCCGCCGGCGCCGCCGAAGCGCAAGTCGCTGCTCGGCCGCTTCTTCGGCGTGGCCGCCGATCCGCGCGCCTACGGCGCCCTGTTCTACATGCTGCTGGCGCTGGTCACCGGCATCTTCTACTTCACCTGGGTGGTGACCGGGGTCAGCGTCTCGCTGGGCATGCTGGTGCTGATCATCGGCGTGCCGTTGCTGGTGCTGTTCTTCGGTTCGGTGCGGCTGCTGTCGCTGCTGGAAGGGCGCATCGTCGAGGTCTTGCTGGGCGAGCGCATGCCGCGGCGGCCGCTGTACAGTCCGCGCGAACAGCCGTGGCTGCGGCGCATCGGGCAGATGTTCACCGACGCGCGCACCTGGACCACGATGCTGTACTTCGTGCTGATGCTGCCGCTGGGGGTCTGCTACTTCACCGTCTTCGTCACCCTGCTGGCCACGGGCCTGGGGCTGACCGCGGCGCCGCTGGGCCTGCTGTTTCCGGACGACATCCACGTGGGGCTTGCGTTCGGCGACGTCAGCTTCGCCGATCCCGGCCTGTGGCTGCTGCCGCTGGTGAGCGCGCTGGGCATCGTGCTGCTGTTCGCCACGCTGCACCTGGCGCGTGGTATCGGCAAGCTGCACGGCATGCTGGCCAAGCACCTGCTGGTGCACAGCGCGGCGCAGTGA
- a CDS encoding tetratricopeptide repeat protein, whose translation MNPIVLLSLALQLACCVHVVRSGRPLYWIFILLIFSYLGILIYVIAEVLPEWRNDPRARRHLRKVGATLDPNRDKRTAGNRLELADTVDNRRQLAEVHLGNGEYVQAAEVFESGLRGIHRDDPGLLLGLAKAQFGLDQPAAVKATLDRLIAANPQFRSHDGHLLYARATEALGETDAALEEYAALADDYPGEEARVRYAQLLQRAGQPQRARELFNEVLKRSSLAPRYYQRDQRQWIDLARSELKQLDNRNA comes from the coding sequence ATGAACCCCATCGTCCTGCTGTCGCTGGCCCTGCAGCTGGCCTGCTGCGTGCACGTGGTGCGCAGCGGCCGCCCGCTGTACTGGATCTTCATCCTGCTGATCTTTTCGTATCTGGGGATCCTGATCTACGTGATCGCCGAGGTGCTGCCGGAATGGCGCAACGATCCGCGCGCGCGCCGCCACCTGCGCAAGGTCGGCGCCACGCTCGACCCGAACCGCGACAAGCGCACCGCCGGCAACCGCCTGGAACTGGCCGACACCGTGGACAACCGCCGGCAACTGGCCGAGGTGCACCTGGGCAATGGCGAATACGTGCAGGCCGCCGAGGTGTTCGAGAGCGGCCTGCGCGGCATCCATCGCGACGACCCGGGGCTGCTGCTGGGACTGGCCAAGGCGCAGTTCGGCCTGGACCAGCCGGCCGCGGTGAAAGCCACCCTGGACCGGCTGATCGCCGCCAACCCGCAGTTCCGCTCGCACGACGGCCACCTGCTCTACGCGCGCGCCACCGAGGCGCTGGGCGAGACCGACGCGGCGCTGGAGGAATACGCCGCGCTCGCCGACGACTACCCCGGCGAAGAAGCGCGCGTGCGCTATGCGCAACTGTTGCAGCGCGCCGGACAACCGCAGCGCGCCCGCGAACTGTTCAACGAAGTGCTGAAGCGCTCCAGCCTGGCCCCGCGCTACTACCAGCGCGACCAGCGCCAGTGGATCGACCTGGCCCGCAGCGAACTAAAGCAACTGGACAACCGCAATGCCTAA
- a CDS encoding acetyl-CoA carboxylase carboxyltransferase subunit alpha, which yields MNPNYLDFEQPIADLEAKIQELRNASTGPAVNVDTEVRALQDKLRVRTAQIFRDLSSWQISQLARHPQRPYTLDYIDVFCDEFQELAGDRAFADDKAIVGGLGRIDGRPVVIIGHQKGRDTKSKVARNFGMPRPEGYRKALRLMKLAERFKLPLLTFIDTPGAYPGIGAEERGQSEAIARNLLEMAELKVPVICTVIGEGGSGGALAIGVGDRTLMLEYGTYSVISPEGCASILWKDAAKAKDAAEQLGLTAKRLSALGLVDKVVREPIGGAHRNPTQMARRLKAVLLNELDALEQLPIEQLLQKRYERLRGYGAYEAA from the coding sequence ATGAATCCGAACTACCTCGACTTCGAGCAACCCATCGCCGATCTGGAAGCCAAGATCCAGGAACTGCGCAATGCCAGCACCGGCCCGGCGGTCAACGTCGACACCGAGGTGCGCGCGCTGCAGGACAAGCTGCGGGTGCGCACCGCGCAGATCTTCCGCGACCTGTCGTCGTGGCAGATCTCGCAGCTGGCGCGGCACCCGCAGCGCCCGTACACGCTGGACTACATCGACGTGTTCTGCGACGAGTTCCAGGAGCTGGCCGGCGACCGCGCCTTCGCCGACGACAAGGCCATCGTCGGCGGCCTCGGCCGCATCGACGGGCGCCCGGTGGTCATCATCGGCCACCAGAAGGGTCGCGACACCAAGAGCAAGGTCGCGCGCAACTTCGGCATGCCGCGCCCGGAGGGCTACCGCAAGGCGCTGCGGCTGATGAAGCTGGCCGAGCGCTTCAAGCTGCCGCTGCTGACCTTCATCGACACTCCCGGCGCCTATCCCGGCATCGGCGCCGAAGAGCGCGGCCAGAGCGAGGCGATCGCGCGCAACCTGCTGGAGATGGCCGAACTGAAGGTGCCGGTGATCTGCACCGTGATCGGCGAAGGCGGCTCCGGCGGCGCGCTGGCGATCGGCGTCGGCGACCGCACCCTGATGCTGGAATACGGCACCTACTCGGTGATCTCGCCGGAAGGCTGCGCCTCGATCCTGTGGAAGGACGCGGCCAAGGCCAAGGACGCGGCCGAACAGCTGGGCCTGACCGCCAAGCGCCTGTCCGCGCTGGGCCTGGTCGACAAGGTCGTGCGCGAGCCGATCGGCGGCGCGCACCGCAATCCCACGCAGATGGCCAGGCGCCTGAAGGCGGTGCTGCTCAACGAACTGGACGCACTGGAACAGCTGCCGATCGAGCAACTGCTGCAGAAGCGCTACGAGCGCTTGCGCGGCTACGGGGCGTACGAAGCGGCCTGA
- a CDS encoding CopD family protein — MQLYLWIKSLHLLFVVAWMAAVFYLPRILVNIAESAGQPEVQARLALMGRRLYRFGHMMFGLALLLGLTLWLGYKVLPDFPTMVAPGHSGWLHAKLGLVALMLAYYIFSGRWLKGVAQARALPSSRALRLFNELPVLALLVVIWLVLAKPF; from the coding sequence ATGCAACTCTATCTGTGGATCAAGTCCCTGCACCTGCTGTTCGTGGTCGCATGGATGGCGGCGGTGTTCTACCTGCCGCGGATCCTGGTCAACATCGCCGAGAGCGCGGGGCAGCCGGAGGTGCAGGCGCGGCTGGCGCTGATGGGGCGGCGCCTGTACCGCTTCGGCCACATGATGTTCGGCCTGGCGCTGCTGCTGGGGCTGACCCTGTGGCTGGGCTACAAGGTGCTGCCCGACTTCCCGACCATGGTCGCGCCCGGCCACAGCGGCTGGCTGCACGCCAAGCTGGGGCTGGTGGCGCTGATGCTGGCGTACTACATCTTCAGCGGGCGCTGGCTCAAGGGCGTGGCGCAGGCGCGCGCGCTGCCGTCCTCGCGCGCGCTGCGCCTGTTCAACGAACTGCCGGTGCTGGCGTTGCTGGTGGTGATCTGGTTGGTGCTGGCGAAGCCGTTTTGA
- a CDS encoding polyhydroxyalkanoate depolymerase has translation MLYQWHELTRNLLAPWVHQAAANAKIFSDANSLWATLPGAERLAASNELLHRLGKDYEKPAWALDHVEVDGHPLPIVEQEVLRKPFCRLLRFKRFSDDAKVVAGLKQQPAVLVVAPLSGHHATLLRDTVRTLLRDHKVYVTDWIDARMVPQSDGDFGLDDYVNYVQDFIRHIGADKLHVISVCQPTVPVLAAVSLMAGRGETTPRSLVMMGGPIDARRSPTQVNNLATRNPLSWFEHNVIHTVPQTYPGHGRAVYPGFLQHTGFLAMNPSRHFMSHWDFYANLVKGDLQDAEAHRRFYDEYNAVLDMPATYYLDTIRVVFQEFLLPRGEWVIGGERVDPAAIRDTALLSIEGELDDISGLGQTAAAQDLCTGIAAHRRQHLEVEGAGHYGIFSGRRWRDIVYPQVRAFIAANAAATAQAPGGNVTPLKRRGSRKAG, from the coding sequence ATGCTCTACCAGTGGCACGAACTGACCCGCAACCTGCTCGCTCCCTGGGTCCACCAGGCCGCGGCCAACGCCAAGATCTTCTCCGACGCCAATAGCCTGTGGGCCACGCTGCCCGGCGCCGAGCGCCTGGCCGCCAGCAACGAACTGCTGCACCGGCTCGGCAAGGACTACGAGAAGCCGGCCTGGGCGCTGGACCATGTCGAGGTCGACGGCCACCCGCTGCCGATCGTCGAGCAGGAAGTGCTGCGCAAGCCGTTCTGCCGCCTGCTGCGCTTCAAGCGCTTCAGCGACGACGCCAAGGTCGTGGCCGGTCTCAAGCAGCAGCCGGCCGTGCTGGTGGTGGCGCCGCTGTCCGGCCACCACGCCACCCTGCTGCGCGATACCGTGCGTACCCTGCTGCGCGACCACAAGGTCTACGTCACCGACTGGATCGACGCGCGCATGGTGCCGCAGAGCGACGGCGACTTCGGCCTGGACGACTACGTCAACTACGTGCAGGACTTCATCCGCCACATCGGCGCCGACAAGCTGCACGTGATCAGCGTGTGCCAGCCGACCGTGCCGGTGCTGGCCGCGGTGTCGCTGATGGCCGGGCGCGGCGAGACCACGCCGCGCTCGCTGGTGATGATGGGCGGGCCGATCGACGCGCGCCGCAGCCCCACCCAGGTCAACAACCTGGCCACGCGCAACCCGCTGTCCTGGTTCGAGCACAACGTCATCCACACCGTGCCGCAGACGTATCCTGGCCATGGCCGCGCGGTGTATCCGGGCTTCCTGCAGCACACCGGGTTCCTGGCGATGAACCCCAGCCGGCACTTCATGTCGCACTGGGATTTCTACGCCAACCTGGTCAAGGGCGACCTGCAGGACGCCGAGGCGCACCGCCGTTTCTACGACGAATACAACGCGGTGCTGGACATGCCGGCGACCTACTACCTGGATACGATCCGGGTGGTGTTCCAGGAATTCCTGCTGCCGCGCGGCGAATGGGTGATCGGCGGCGAGCGCGTGGATCCGGCGGCGATCCGCGACACCGCGCTGCTCAGCATCGAAGGCGAGCTGGACGACATCTCCGGGCTGGGCCAGACCGCGGCCGCGCAGGACCTGTGCACCGGCATCGCCGCGCACCGCCGCCAGCACCTGGAAGTGGAAGGCGCCGGCCACTACGGCATCTTCAGCGGCCGCCGCTGGCGCGACATCGTCTATCCGCAGGTGCGCGCGTTCATCGCCGCCAACGCCGCCGCCACCGCGCAGGCGCCGGGCGGCAACGTCACCCCGCTCAAGCGCCGCGGCAGCCGCAAGGCTGGCTGA